The proteins below come from a single Elgaria multicarinata webbii isolate HBS135686 ecotype San Diego chromosome 11, rElgMul1.1.pri, whole genome shotgun sequence genomic window:
- the LOC134405778 gene encoding vomeronasal type-2 receptor 26-like, giving the protein MHYSSVCGFLYRLMTQLYQHIVALAFAVNEINENPQILPNVSLGFQIYNAGFSGSWTCLASLELLSGRGRFIPNYKCDVESIPVAVIGGPNYEFCFYMATVLSMYKMPLLTFGSYPIRNDNIQTDFFHWMFPDGAHQYDGILQLLLHFKWTWIGVVSQDDDHSEKFIRNVLPTFSQRGICFEFIERFPKITSSSDFSEMVEEGFETSIVVLASSANVVIVNGEVHTMMTLRMLPRVAETEDISLSMAAKVWILTAQVDFMSFPFQRNWDIIFINGAISFAIHSKDLRGFQDFLHGRNPALVEEDGFMRVFWEKAFDCSLPHPSLDKKEREFCTGKEKLENLPGSVFEMSMTGHSYSIYNAIYAVAHALHAMYSSKLKYRGIVASTRRKLLNQQLWQIQHYLRSVSFNNSVGEVVSFDQNGEFVVGFDINNWITFSNETFYRVTVGMMNLQAPPEKRFTIHDDGITWPSRFNQAQPLSLCNENCHLGYSKKKREGEPFCCYDCQECPEAKISDQKDMAECFECPGDQYPNNNKDRCVPKEITFLSYEEPLGIILATFALFFSSVTALVLGIFRKHKETPIVKANNRNLSYTLLISLLLSFLCVFLFMGQPEKLPCLLRQTAFGMIFSVAVSCVLAKTTIVVLAFMATKPGSKMRKWVGKQLASYIVLLCSLIQALICCMWLSISPPFPHFDMRSMAKEIVLQCNEGSTLMFYFVLGFLGFLATVSFIIAFLARKLPDSFNEAKFITFSMLVFCSVWLSFVPTYLSTKGKYMVAVEIFSILASSAGLLGCIFLPKCYIILLKPELNSRGQLITRQN; this is encoded by the exons ATGCACTATAGTTCTGTATGTGGCTTTCTTTACAGGCTAATGACACAACTCTACCAGCACATTGTAGCCTTGGCATTTGCTGTAAATGAGATCAATGAAAACCCCCAAATCTTACCCAATGTCAGCCTGGGCTTCCAAATCTATAACGCTGGGTTTAGTGGAAGCTGGACCTGTCTTGCTTCATTAGAACTTCTCTCTGGACGAGGCAGATTCATCCCGAACTACAAGTGTGATGTCGAGAGTATCCCAGTAGCAGTCATTGGGGGACCAAACTATGAATTCTGTTTCTATATGGCAACTGTTCTGTCTATGTACAAGATGCCACTG CTCACCTTTGGCTCTTATCCTATAAGGAACGACAATATCCAAACAGATTTTTTCCACTGGATGTTCCCAGATGGAGCTCATCAATACGATGGGATTCTCCAGTTACTCCTGCATTTCAAATGGACATGGATAGGGGTGGTTTCTCAGGATGATGATCATTCAGAGAAATTCATACGGAATGTTCTTCCCACATTTTCCCAGAGAGGTATTTGCTTTGAATTTATCGAAAGATTCCCCAAAATAACCTCATCCAGTGATTTTTCTGAAATGGTGGAGGAAGGTTTTGAAACAAGCATTGTGGTTTTGGCAAGTTCTGCTAATGTTGTGATTGTGAATGGTGAAGTTCATACTATGATGACACTGAGAATGCTTCCCAGAGTTGCAGAAACAGAAGATATATCATTATCAATGGCGGCAAAAGTATGGATTTTGACAGCTCAGGTAGATTTCATGTCATTTCCCTTCCAAAGGAATTGGGACATAATTTTCATCAATGGTGCTATATCCTTTGCAATTCACTCAAAGGATCTTCGAGGATTCCAAGACTTCCTTCATGGCAGAAATCCTGCCTTGGTAGAAGAAGATGGATTTATGAGAGTTTTCTGGGAAAAGGCATTCGACTGTTctctcccccatccttctttagacaagaaagagagagaattctgCACTGGAAAGGAAAAGCTGGAGAATCTTCCTGGATCTGtatttgaaatgagcatgactggccatAGTTACAGTATCTACAATGCTATCTATGCAgtggcacatgctttacatgccatGTATTCATCCAAACTCAAATACAGAGGAATTGTGGCTAGCACAAGACGGAAACTTCTAAATCAACAGCTGTGGCAG ATCCAACACTATCTGAGAAGTGTGTCATTTAACAATAGTGTCGGGGAAGTGGTTTCCTTTGATCAAAATGGGGAATTTGTAGTTGGGTTTGATATTAACAACTGGATTACATTTTCAAATGAGACATTTTATAGAGTCACAGTTGGAATGATGAACCTGCAAGCTCCCCCGGAGAAGAGATTCACCATTCATGATGATGGCATTACTTGGCCCAGCAGGTTCAACCAG GCACAACCCCTCTCTCTGTGTAACGAGAATTGCCATTTGGGTTATAGtaagaaaaaaagggaaggggagcCATTTTGCTGTTATGATTGCCAAGAATGTCCAGAAGCAAAGATATCAGACCAAAAGG ACATGGCTGAGTGTTTCGAATGCCCAGGTGATCAATATCCAAACAATAACAAAGACAGATGTGTTCCAAAAGAAATAACCTTTTTGTCATATGAAGAACCTTTGGGGATCATTTTAGCCACTtttgctctcttcttttcttccgTAACAGCCCTGGTGCTGGGAATCTTCAGGAAGCACAAGGagactcccatagtcaaagccaacaaccggaacCTCAGCTACACTctgctcatctccctcctgctctccttcctttgtGTCTTCTTGTTCATGGGACAACCGGAAAAGCTGCCATGCCTCCTTCGACAAACTGCTTTCGGCatgatcttctcagtggctgtgtcTTGCGTATTGGCCAAAACCACCATTGTGGTTctagctttcatggccaccaaacctGGCTCCAAGATGAGGAAATGGGTGGGAAAACAACTGGCTAGCTACATCGTTCTTTTATGCTCTCTCATTCAAGCCCTGATTTGTTGCATGTGGCTGTCAATCTCTCCCCCATTTCCTCACTTTGACATGCGCTCAATGGCAAAAGAAATTGTACTTCAATGTAATGAAGGATCAACTCTCATGTTTTACTTTGTCTTGGGATTTTTGGGCTTTCTGGCTACTGTTAGCTTTATTATAGCTTTCCTAGCCAGGAAATTACCAGACAGTTTCAACGAAGCCAAATTTATCACCTTCAGTATGTTAGTCTTCTGCAGTGTGTGGCTGTCCTTTGTTCCCACGTACTTGAGTACCAAAGGGAAAtatatggtggctgtggagatcttctctatcttggctTCCAGTGCTGGATTATTGGGTTGCATCTTCCTCCCCAAATGTTATATCATTTTGCTGAAGCCTGAGTTGAACAGCAGAGGTCAGCTAATTACAAGACAAAATTAA